The sequence GATAGTAAATCAACTTGAACATGATAAACTTACCTCAAAACTAAACATCTTGGACACTAAGTTCTATAACACCACAGTCAACTAAACTATTGATGTGGAATCTAAATCAAATAACTAAAAAGATGCTGCCGTAATACCATGAAAGGAACTGACATACCTGGCATGTCAGTGTATGTAAGTCTTTAGGATCAACAGCTGACTAAGCTATCCGATTCACTTCCGCTCCTACACCCTTTATTGGGCATGCACATGAGTTAGAGCACctagctcactgaactgcctgctgcactgctCACATCTGCCGGGTTTCTcctgtgagtctgcatgtgtcttTTAAGAGtactcagctgactgaactgcttactgcactcctcacatctgtagcgtttctcccctgtgtgaatcTGTATGTGTCTTTTTAGATGACTCAGCGTACTGAACTgcttactgcactcctcacatctgtagcgtttctcccctgtgtgaatcTGCATGTGTCTTTTAAGATGACTCAGCGTACTGAACTgcttactgcactcctcacatctgtagcgtttctcccctgtgtgaatcTGCATGTGTCTTTTAAGATGATTCAGCGCAGTGAACTGCTcactacactcctcacatctgtagcgtttctcccctgtgtgaatcTGCATGTGTCTTTTAAGATGACTCAGCGTACTGAACTgcttactgcactcctcacatctgtagcgTTTCTCCCCTGAGTGAATCTGCATGTGTCTTTTAAGATGACTCTGCGTACTGAACTgcttactgcactcctcacatatgtagggtttctcccctgtgtgagtctggATGTGAGTTTTCAGACTCCCCAGtctactgaactgcttgctgcactcctcacaactatagggtttctcccctgtgtgggtcTGCACGTGAGTCTTCAGATAACTCAGgacactgaactgcctgccacACTTATCACACCTGAAGGGCTGCTCCCCTGTGTGAATCCGCATATGTCTCTTTAGACTGCTACGGTCattgaactgcttgctgcattcCTCGCAcctgaagggtttctcacccgtgtgagtccgcatatgaCCCTTTAGATGttccagctgactgaactgcctgctacactcctcacacttgtagggtttctcccctgtgtgggttaacatgtgagtcttcagactTCCCAGTCTACTGAAATgtctgctgcattcctcacatctgtaaggtttctcccctgtgtgaattCGTGTGTGACTCTTCAGATGACTCTGCTGACTGAACTGGAGAAGGGTCTGTactaatcggctccatggagccagctccatggagctagctccatggagccgattagtACAGCCCTGCGGCTATTTTTTccacctccatggagctagctctacgCTATCTGAATGCATTtatatggttcacgtcaccttcaagaaaaatacatatgcatggttcacgtcaccttgaaaaaaaatctaactaaaaaaaa comes from Branchiostoma lanceolatum isolate klBraLanc5 chromosome 2, klBraLanc5.hap2, whole genome shotgun sequence and encodes:
- the LOC136426853 gene encoding zinc finger protein 845-like gives rise to the protein MNMASTSSVQSLDDVKRKTKKDACGRSSKEEKCCRCEECSRQFSRQSDLKRHMRTHTGEQPFRCEECSRQFSQVGHLKTHMQIHTGEKPFRCEECSRQFSQLSDLKRHVLIHTGEKPYKCEECSRQFSRLSHLKTHMQIHTGEKPYRCEECSRQFSQMSHLKTHMQIHTGEKPYRCEECNRQFSQLGTLKTHMRIHTGKKPYGCEECSKQFSQLGHLKSHMQIHTGEKPYRCEECSRQFSQLGNLKTHMRIHKGEKRHRLEECSRQFSKLSDFKTHMRIHKGEKPYKCEECSRQFSNTSSMELAPWSRLVQTLLQFSQQSHLKSHTRIHTGEKPYRCEECSRHFSRLGSLKTHMLTHTGEKPYKCEECSRQFSQLEHLKGHMRTHTGEKPFRCEECSKQFNDRSSLKRHMRIHTGEQPFRCDKCGRQFSVLSYLKTHVQTHTGEKPYSCEECSKQFSRLGSLKTHIQTHTGEKPYICEECSKQFSTQSHLKRHMQIHSGEKRYRCEECSKQFSTLSHLKRHMQIHTGEKRYRCEECSEQFTALNHLKRHMQIHTGEKRYRCEECSKQFSTLSHLKRHMQIHTGEKRYRCEECSKQFSTLSHLKRHIQIHTGEKRYRCEECSKQFSQLSTLKRHMQTHRRNPADVSSAAGSSVS